In Rutidosis leptorrhynchoides isolate AG116_Rl617_1_P2 chromosome 2, CSIRO_AGI_Rlap_v1, whole genome shotgun sequence, one genomic interval encodes:
- the LOC139889773 gene encoding uncharacterized protein, which produces MKINNIRCQRAKNYDISLIQSVVNRKEINIEEIYYNGEIIYSEISEIGRDICVKAFDDLLVRNNWDNEVFRMQLNRDTTIAQISSILGFNQRAEYVPEHAMAHYNYQQRQQIQVAATIANVAVNSNLVPQLGQTSNQFYVGDHVVPIVTEEKVPPEERTIFLTFSKGYPIPMCEVVDFFNRMFGNFVESSHMQQVYGNDQPLYAMIVARNPSTMKAVVEKDGPGGKSKYNINGKHVWARKFVPRTSSN; this is translated from the exons ATGAAAATAAATAATATAAGATGTCAAAGAGCTAAAAATTATGACATTTCACTGATTCAAAGTGTTGTAAATCGTAAAGAGATTAATATCGAAGAGATTTATTACAACGGAGAGATAATTTACAGTGAAATTTCAGAAATTGGGCGAGATATTTGCGTAAAGGCGTTTGACGACCTTTTAGTGAGAAATAATTGGGACAATGAGGTTTTCAGGATGCAACTTAATAGAGACACGACCATTGCCCAAATTTCAAGTATTCTTGGATTCAACCAACGGGCTGAATATGTGCCAGAGCATGCAATGGCACATTATAATTATCAACAAAGGCAACAGATACAAGTTGCTGCTACAATTGCTAATGTAGCAGTTAATTCTAATTTGGTCCCTCAATTAGGCCAAACTTCCAACCAATTTTATGTTGGAGATCATGTTGTCCCAATCGTAACCGAAGAAAAAGTGCCCCCAGAAGAACGAACGATCTTCTTAACATTTTCAAAGGGGTACCCAATCCCTATGTGTGAAGTAGTTGATTTTTTCAACAG AATGTTTGGGAATTTTGTGGAGTCCTCTCATATGCAACAAGTTTATGGAAATGATCAACCATTGTATGCTATGATTGTGGCTCGTAATCCATCCACGATGAAAGCGGTAGTGGAAAAGGATGGGCCCGGTGGAAAGTCCAAGTATAACATCAACGGAAAACATGTGTGGGCCCGGAAATTCGTGCCACGAACATCATCAAATTAA